One Effusibacillus pohliae DSM 22757 DNA segment encodes these proteins:
- a CDS encoding menaquinone biosynthetic enzyme MqnA/MqnD family protein, translating to MSERLRIGRIGYSNVLPVYHFLDAAAEAHGIEFVPAVPTELNRMLAAGEVVAGPISAFSYAEHADDYYALADLSVSSRGPVGSIFLFTKRPMDDLDGRVVALTSSSATSVNLLKILLQKYCKCTPSYVTLPPHLDDMMEQADAALLIGDDALSWSLQDHPYQVYDLGAEWHRRTGLPITFAIWAIRRDFVESRSEEARRLHRLFLDSKRKGLANLDRVIAAAIRLHGQDHDFWESYYAKLVYDLTGDLVTGAEFYFAAAYELGLLPRPVKVEMWGVEQ from the coding sequence ATGAGCGAGCGGCTTCGGATAGGTCGGATTGGTTACAGCAACGTTCTTCCTGTGTACCATTTTTTGGACGCGGCAGCCGAAGCGCACGGCATCGAGTTTGTACCGGCAGTTCCGACCGAATTGAATCGGATGCTGGCGGCGGGCGAGGTGGTGGCCGGGCCGATTTCCGCTTTTTCCTATGCGGAGCATGCGGACGACTATTACGCGTTGGCCGATTTGTCCGTCTCGTCACGAGGGCCGGTCGGTTCGATTTTTCTGTTTACCAAACGGCCGATGGACGATCTGGACGGACGCGTGGTCGCGTTGACATCCTCATCCGCAACATCGGTCAACCTGTTGAAGATTCTGCTGCAAAAATATTGCAAGTGCACCCCGTCCTATGTGACGCTACCGCCGCATCTGGACGACATGATGGAACAGGCGGACGCTGCGCTGCTGATCGGCGATGACGCGCTGTCCTGGTCGTTGCAGGATCATCCTTATCAGGTGTATGATCTGGGGGCGGAGTGGCACCGCCGCACGGGGCTGCCGATAACGTTTGCGATCTGGGCGATCCGGCGCGATTTTGTCGAATCCCGGTCGGAAGAAGCAAGGCGGCTGCACCGGTTGTTCCTGGACAGCAAGCGCAAGGGGCTTGCCAACCTCGATCGGGTGATCGCGGCAGCGATTCGCCTGCACGGGCAGGATCACGATTTCTGGGAGTCGTATTATGCCAAATTGGTCTATGACTTGACGGGAGACTTGGTGACAGGCGCCGAATTTTATTTTGCGGCTGCCTATGAATTGGGACTTTTGCCGCGACCGGTGAAGGTCGAAATGTGGGGTGTCGAACAATGA
- a CDS encoding OsmC family protein, with product MKVSVQWEGKRRFAARGESNHPVVMDAKPDVGGEDQGPRPMELLLMGLGGCTGIDIVMILEKMRLMVEEFRMEIEGVRREEYPQKFTEIHVKYILKGANLTPDKVERAIRLSEDKYCSASASLNARIRTSYELNGVVYEMGERVEVDDDPLQ from the coding sequence ATGAAAGTTTCCGTTCAATGGGAAGGCAAACGGCGCTTCGCGGCAAGAGGCGAGTCGAACCACCCGGTGGTAATGGATGCGAAGCCGGACGTCGGAGGAGAAGACCAGGGACCGCGCCCGATGGAACTCCTGCTGATGGGGCTGGGCGGCTGTACGGGGATCGACATTGTGATGATTTTGGAAAAAATGCGCCTGATGGTGGAAGAGTTCCGGATGGAGATTGAGGGCGTCCGGCGCGAGGAGTATCCGCAAAAATTTACCGAGATTCATGTGAAATATATTCTGAAAGGCGCCAATTTGACGCCCGACAAGGTGGAACGGGCGATCCGGCTGTCGGAGGACAAATACTGCTCCGCATCAGCGTCGCTCAATGCAAGAATCCGCACCAGCTATGAATTGAACGGCGTGGTTTACGAGATGGGCGAAAGGGTGGAAGTCGATGACGATCCGTTGCAATGA
- the ppc gene encoding phosphoenolpyruvate carboxylase, whose translation MNSESALRRDIRILGNLLGNVLISQCGEEVLQSVEEIRAAAKEFRAQGTPESRDALLQKIIQVPVEHRTHVIHAFALYFQLVNIAEQNHRIRRKREYERSSGTTPQRGSLRSAFLEMRQKGVQADEMESLIHNLGVELVLTAHPTEAMRRTVLDKHHQIAMILEKFDDPLLSSREMQHLEKQLKAEITGLWQTRPVRKERITVLDEVRNGLYFLDQILFDVLPAIHLEMEEQLQAAYPERTWSVPSFLRFGSWMGGDRDGNPFVTAELTFQTLILHFDLALRKYEDRVKELGVHLSQSYEKTGASRELIESLQLDHIPDEPYREKVNQILRRLEGTKNVYHGEKTPGTYYNRPQEFLADIRLIERSLIEHKGKEIAEVKVRPLIRQIELFGFHMAALDIRQHSEVHENAIEELVRVARIGSYKSLPEAEKIRFLTGLLEDPRPLVSPYAHVTDETRETVNVFHTIRKSHQLFGEECIQNYLISLSQGVSDLLEVLLLCKEAGLFAWNEDGSVTSKINIVPLFETIEDLRVAPAIVDELFANPVYRKHLQARGNLQEIMLGYSDSNKDGGYLTANWELYKCQKAIFEVASEYDVRLKFFHGRGGALGRGGGPLERSILAQPPEALHGKVKITEQGEVISQRYSHPEIAKRSLESAVSAVLIGSLNVQTEHMKDTERKWSQILERLSRDSFTAYQEMVYRNEHFLPYFQQATPIDLLAELNIGSRPAKRKNSPRIQDLRAIPWVFSWTQNRHLLPAWYGFGTAVENYVDANPESRAEFRRMYRHWPFFKVLVDNLQMALGKADMAIAAEYVQLVQEQAAAEQIFARILEEYERTKRMVLMITNESEILSNSPAIRESIRLRNPYVDPLSYFQVLLLKELRSRSGQSEDSQDLVQDVLLTINGIASGLRNTG comes from the coding sequence ATGAACAGTGAATCGGCCCTTCGCAGGGACATTCGCATCCTCGGGAATCTGTTGGGCAACGTCCTGATTTCGCAGTGCGGGGAAGAGGTTTTGCAATCGGTCGAGGAGATCCGAGCGGCTGCGAAAGAGTTTCGTGCCCAGGGGACTCCGGAAAGCCGCGACGCCTTGCTGCAAAAAATCATTCAGGTGCCGGTCGAACACCGGACGCATGTGATTCATGCGTTCGCCCTATATTTTCAGTTGGTGAACATAGCGGAACAAAACCACCGGATCCGCCGCAAGCGCGAGTATGAGCGCTCATCCGGCACCACCCCGCAACGCGGATCGCTGCGCAGCGCATTCCTGGAAATGAGGCAAAAAGGGGTGCAGGCGGACGAGATGGAATCCTTGATCCATAATCTGGGAGTGGAGCTGGTCCTGACCGCCCATCCGACGGAAGCGATGCGCCGCACCGTGCTTGACAAGCATCATCAAATCGCCATGATACTGGAAAAATTTGATGATCCGCTGTTGAGTTCGCGCGAGATGCAGCATCTCGAAAAACAGTTGAAGGCGGAGATCACGGGGCTGTGGCAGACGCGGCCGGTCCGCAAGGAGCGGATCACCGTTCTCGATGAGGTGCGCAACGGACTCTATTTCCTCGACCAAATTTTGTTTGATGTGCTGCCTGCCATCCATCTCGAAATGGAGGAACAGTTGCAGGCGGCGTATCCGGAACGCACATGGTCGGTACCGAGCTTTCTGCGATTCGGTTCCTGGATGGGCGGCGACCGCGACGGCAACCCGTTTGTCACGGCCGAATTGACGTTTCAAACGTTGATTCTGCATTTTGACCTGGCGCTTCGCAAGTATGAGGACCGGGTGAAGGAACTGGGGGTTCATCTCAGCCAATCCTACGAAAAAACGGGGGCGAGCCGGGAGTTGATTGAATCGCTGCAACTCGATCATATTCCCGACGAACCGTACCGGGAAAAGGTAAACCAGATCCTGCGCCGGCTGGAAGGCACGAAAAACGTCTACCACGGGGAAAAAACGCCCGGTACCTACTACAACAGGCCGCAAGAGTTTCTGGCTGACATCCGGCTGATCGAACGGTCTCTGATCGAGCATAAGGGAAAAGAGATTGCCGAAGTAAAGGTCAGACCTTTGATCCGGCAAATCGAACTGTTCGGGTTTCACATGGCCGCGCTGGATATTCGCCAGCACAGCGAGGTGCATGAGAACGCGATCGAGGAGCTGGTACGCGTGGCCAGGATCGGCAGCTACAAATCGCTGCCGGAAGCGGAGAAAATTCGGTTCCTGACAGGATTGCTGGAAGATCCGCGGCCGCTCGTGAGTCCTTATGCACACGTGACGGACGAGACGCGGGAAACGGTCAACGTGTTCCATACGATCCGCAAGAGCCATCAATTGTTCGGGGAAGAATGCATCCAAAACTACCTGATTTCCTTGTCGCAAGGCGTCAGCGATCTGCTGGAAGTGCTGCTGTTGTGCAAAGAGGCGGGGCTGTTCGCTTGGAACGAGGACGGCAGTGTCACCAGCAAAATCAACATCGTGCCTTTGTTTGAGACGATCGAGGATCTGCGGGTGGCACCGGCGATCGTCGACGAGTTGTTCGCCAACCCGGTATACCGCAAACATCTGCAGGCACGCGGCAATCTGCAGGAGATTATGCTCGGATATTCGGACAGCAACAAGGACGGCGGCTACCTGACGGCAAACTGGGAATTGTACAAGTGCCAGAAGGCGATTTTTGAAGTAGCCAGCGAATACGACGTGCGGCTGAAGTTTTTTCATGGACGCGGCGGCGCGCTGGGACGCGGCGGCGGACCGCTCGAGCGAAGCATTTTGGCGCAGCCGCCGGAAGCATTGCACGGCAAGGTGAAAATCACCGAACAGGGGGAAGTGATCTCCCAGCGCTACAGCCACCCGGAGATTGCCAAGCGGTCGCTGGAATCGGCTGTGTCGGCGGTGCTGATCGGTTCGCTGAACGTGCAGACGGAACACATGAAAGATACGGAACGGAAATGGTCGCAGATCCTCGAGCGGTTGTCGCGTGATTCGTTCACCGCTTACCAGGAGATGGTCTACCGGAACGAACACTTTTTGCCGTATTTTCAGCAGGCGACGCCGATCGATCTGCTGGCCGAGCTGAACATCGGCTCGCGTCCGGCAAAACGCAAGAACTCTCCGCGAATTCAAGATTTGCGGGCGATCCCGTGGGTATTTTCCTGGACGCAAAACAGGCACCTGCTGCCGGCGTGGTACGGTTTTGGCACGGCTGTTGAAAATTACGTGGATGCCAATCCGGAATCCCGAGCTGAATTCCGGCGGATGTACCGGCACTGGCCGTTTTTCAAGGTGCTGGTCGACAATCTGCAGATGGCGCTCGGCAAGGCGGATATGGCGATCGCGGCCGAGTATGTGCAACTGGTGCAGGAGCAAGCGGCTGCCGAGCAGATTTTTGCCCGGATTCTGGAGGAGTATGAACGAACGAAACGGATGGTGCTGATGATCACGAACGAGAGCGAAATCCTCTCGAACAGCCCTGCCATCCGGGAATCGATCCGCTTGCGCAATCCGTACGTGGACCCGCTGTCCTATTTTCAGGTGCTGTTGTTGAAAGAACTGCGCTCCCGCAGCGGGCAAAGCGAAGATTCACAAGATCTGGTGCAGGATGTGCTGCTGACGATCAACGGGATCGCATCCGGCTTGCGAAACACGGGTTGA
- a CDS encoding menaquinone biosynthesis decarboxylase, with product MGYRDLRHFIEVLEAKGMLVRVQEEVDPHLEITEITDRVCKAGGPALLFENVKGSEVPVLINAFGSFDRTKLAFEVNDLDDIAKEIMRFVEMPSGSSSLLGKLKQLPKLAELGSFLPKMVTKAPCQEVVLTGDQVDLDKFPILTCWPQDGGRFITLPLVFTKDPVTGRRNCGMYRMQVFDKRTTGMHWQLHKVGAEHHRRSQELRREKLEVAVAIGSDPAVMYSAIAPVPPDIDEMILAGFLRKEGVEMVKCKTVDLEVPANAEIVLEGYVLPGELREEGPFGDHNGYYTPVEPYPVFHITAITHRRNPIYATTIVGKPPMEDCYLGKLTERIFLAPLKMMLPEIVDISLPWEGVFHNCAIVSIRKRFPGHAKKVMSALWGLGQMTWTKCIIVVDEDVDVQDHSYVAWRVFGNVDAKRDIMIVEGPVDSLDHASPLPNLGSKIGIDGTRKWKEEGYTRVWPDEIWMSEETKQLVDRKWSRYGIKL from the coding sequence ATGGGATACAGAGATTTGCGGCATTTCATCGAGGTGCTGGAAGCGAAAGGCATGCTGGTTCGGGTGCAGGAAGAAGTCGACCCGCATCTGGAGATCACCGAGATCACCGATCGCGTTTGCAAGGCGGGAGGACCCGCCCTGCTGTTTGAGAATGTGAAAGGCTCCGAGGTTCCGGTGCTGATCAATGCGTTCGGTTCGTTTGACCGGACAAAACTGGCGTTTGAAGTGAACGATTTGGACGACATTGCGAAAGAAATCATGCGTTTTGTGGAAATGCCGAGTGGATCGTCATCCCTGCTCGGCAAGTTGAAGCAGTTGCCGAAACTGGCAGAACTCGGCTCGTTCCTGCCGAAAATGGTGACGAAAGCGCCCTGTCAGGAAGTGGTGCTGACCGGTGATCAGGTGGATTTGGACAAATTCCCGATTCTGACCTGTTGGCCGCAGGACGGCGGCCGCTTTATCACGCTCCCGCTCGTTTTCACGAAAGACCCGGTTACTGGTAGGCGCAACTGCGGCATGTACCGGATGCAAGTGTTTGACAAGCGGACGACCGGCATGCACTGGCAACTGCATAAAGTCGGGGCCGAACACCATCGCCGCTCACAGGAACTGAGGCGGGAGAAGCTGGAAGTGGCGGTCGCCATCGGTTCCGATCCGGCGGTGATGTATTCGGCGATCGCACCGGTCCCGCCCGATATCGATGAAATGATCCTGGCCGGGTTTTTGCGCAAGGAAGGCGTCGAAATGGTCAAGTGCAAGACGGTCGATCTGGAAGTTCCGGCCAACGCGGAGATCGTGCTGGAAGGGTATGTGCTCCCCGGCGAATTGCGGGAGGAAGGACCGTTTGGCGATCACAACGGGTATTATACCCCGGTGGAACCGTATCCCGTGTTTCACATCACGGCGATTACGCATCGCAGGAACCCGATTTATGCGACGACGATTGTCGGTAAGCCACCGATGGAAGACTGTTATTTGGGCAAACTGACGGAGCGGATTTTTTTGGCTCCGTTAAAAATGATGCTGCCCGAGATTGTAGACATCAGCCTGCCGTGGGAAGGGGTGTTCCACAACTGCGCGATCGTGTCAATCCGCAAACGGTTTCCCGGTCACGCAAAAAAGGTGATGAGTGCACTCTGGGGGCTCGGGCAGATGACCTGGACGAAATGCATCATCGTCGTCGATGAGGATGTCGATGTGCAGGATCATTCCTACGTGGCATGGCGCGTGTTCGGCAACGTGGACGCCAAGCGGGACATCATGATCGTTGAGGGGCCGGTCGACTCGCTTGACCATGCGTCGCCGCTGCCGAACCTTGGCTCGAAGATCGGGATTGACGGCACAAGAAAATGGAAGGAAGAAGGCTACACCCGAGTATGGCCGGATGAGATCTGGATGAGCGAGGAAACGAAGCAGTTGGTTGATCGCAAGTGGAGCCGGTACGGCATCAAGCTCTAA
- the mqnE gene encoding aminofutalosine synthase MqnE yields MEVIGKTHPLADIWEKVQAGVRLSKEDGLRLMRSNDLIALGRMANYVREKKHGDYVFFNTNRHINPTNICQTLCAFCAFGVRMKDPKAYTMSMEEIEHRADMVPSGVTEIHIVGGNNPALKLDYYEELLRRLKKKLPHVHLKAFTAVELDHFSRINKMPVEEVLRRLIAAGLDSLPGGGAEIFAEKPRSIIADHKTSGERWLEIHEIAHKLGLRSNCTMLYNHIETEEDRIDHLIALRDLQDKTGGFQTFIPLSWHPENTELIKQYPHLNWSTGFLDLKVLAVSRLMLDNIDHIKTYWVQVGTKLAQTALWFGADDLDGTVVEEKIYHAAGAETEQGMAKTELVRLIREAGRIPVERDTLYNIVNTEFAAV; encoded by the coding sequence ATGGAAGTGATTGGGAAAACCCATCCACTGGCCGACATTTGGGAGAAGGTGCAGGCCGGCGTTCGTTTGAGCAAAGAAGACGGGCTGCGCCTGATGCGGTCGAATGACCTGATCGCGCTCGGTCGCATGGCGAATTACGTGCGGGAGAAAAAGCATGGCGACTACGTATTTTTCAATACGAACCGGCATATCAATCCGACCAATATTTGCCAGACGCTGTGCGCTTTTTGCGCGTTTGGGGTGCGGATGAAGGATCCGAAAGCGTACACGATGTCGATGGAAGAGATCGAGCACCGGGCCGACATGGTGCCGTCGGGCGTCACCGAAATTCACATCGTCGGCGGCAACAATCCGGCGCTGAAACTGGATTATTACGAAGAGTTGCTGCGCCGCTTGAAAAAGAAGCTGCCGCACGTGCATCTGAAAGCGTTCACGGCGGTCGAACTGGACCACTTTTCGCGCATCAACAAAATGCCGGTGGAAGAAGTGCTGCGCCGGCTGATCGCGGCTGGTCTTGACTCGCTGCCGGGAGGGGGGGCGGAAATCTTTGCGGAAAAACCACGCTCAATCATTGCCGATCACAAAACGTCCGGCGAGCGGTGGCTGGAAATCCACGAAATCGCCCATAAACTGGGGCTTCGCTCGAACTGCACGATGCTCTACAACCACATCGAAACGGAAGAAGACCGGATCGATCACCTGATCGCCTTGCGGGACCTGCAGGACAAAACGGGCGGTTTCCAGACGTTTATTCCGTTGTCCTGGCACCCCGAAAATACGGAACTGATCAAACAGTATCCGCACCTGAACTGGTCGACCGGATTTTTAGATCTGAAAGTGCTGGCCGTGTCCCGGTTGATGCTCGACAACATCGATCATATCAAAACATACTGGGTGCAGGTGGGTACCAAGCTGGCACAAACGGCTCTCTGGTTCGGAGCGGATGATCTCGACGGCACCGTGGTGGAAGAAAAAATCTACCACGCGGCCGGAGCGGAAACGGAGCAGGGCATGGCGAAGACGGAACTTGTGCGGTTGATTCGGGAGGCCGGCCGGATTCCGGTGGAACGGGATACATTATACAATATTGTCAATACGGAGTTTGCGGCAGTATGA
- the mqnC gene encoding cyclic dehypoxanthinyl futalosine synthase → MSVANASPQQIDAILEKAVAGERLTLEDGLALYQTNDLIKLGAAAKQVMQRFHPDNIVTFTVNRNINYTNVCDTYCRFCAFYRPEGHPEAYVLPDEAILEKIRETVEIGGDESEILMQGGTHPGLPFSYYTNLLRKIKAHFPTVIMHSFSAAEIWKMVEVSGLPLEEVIRRLREAGLDSIPGGGAEILDDRTRMRISRLKESWVKWMEVHDTAHRLGMHTTATMVIGFGESYEERILHMLRVREQQDKTGGFTAFISWTYQPDNTALKGTRATAVEYLKNVAISRLMIDNIKNFQSSWVTMGPKIGQLALEFGCNDMGSTMIEENVVSAAGATHSMTKQDLIRLIRDAGRTPARRNTYYKILEVY, encoded by the coding sequence ATGAGCGTTGCCAATGCAAGTCCGCAGCAAATCGACGCGATTCTGGAGAAAGCGGTAGCCGGCGAGCGTTTGACTCTGGAAGACGGATTGGCGCTGTATCAGACGAATGACCTGATCAAGCTGGGCGCGGCCGCGAAACAGGTGATGCAGCGGTTTCATCCTGACAACATCGTGACTTTTACGGTCAACCGGAACATCAACTACACAAACGTGTGCGACACGTATTGCCGGTTTTGCGCGTTTTACCGGCCGGAAGGCCACCCGGAAGCGTATGTGCTGCCGGATGAAGCGATTCTCGAAAAAATCCGGGAAACGGTGGAAATCGGCGGCGACGAGTCGGAGATCCTGATGCAGGGCGGCACGCATCCCGGATTGCCGTTCTCTTACTATACGAATCTGTTGCGGAAAATCAAGGCCCATTTTCCGACGGTGATCATGCATTCGTTCTCGGCGGCTGAAATCTGGAAAATGGTTGAAGTGTCCGGCTTGCCGCTGGAGGAAGTGATCCGCCGGTTGCGGGAAGCGGGACTCGATTCGATCCCCGGCGGCGGTGCGGAAATTCTCGATGACAGGACGCGCATGCGCATTTCCCGCTTGAAAGAGTCGTGGGTCAAATGGATGGAAGTTCACGACACCGCCCATCGGCTCGGCATGCACACGACCGCGACGATGGTGATCGGCTTCGGCGAGTCGTACGAGGAACGGATCCTGCATATGCTGCGGGTTCGCGAACAGCAGGACAAGACGGGCGGATTTACCGCGTTTATCTCGTGGACCTACCAGCCGGACAACACCGCATTAAAAGGCACCCGGGCGACGGCGGTCGAATATTTGAAAAACGTGGCGATCTCGCGGCTGATGATCGACAACATCAAAAACTTCCAGTCGTCGTGGGTGACGATGGGACCGAAAATCGGCCAGTTGGCGCTCGAGTTCGGCTGCAATGATATGGGATCGACGATGATCGAGGAGAACGTGGTGAGCGCCGCCGGCGCCACCCACTCGATGACCAAGCAGGACCTGATCCGTTTGATCCGCGACGCGGGACGCACCCCGGCCCGCCGCAACACGTACTATAAAATCCTTGAAGTCTATTGA
- a CDS encoding CheR family methyltransferase: MQDFDWFMEQVYRKTGIDLRKYKRPQMERRLTALRDRHGFRDFAGYFQALTENREMYDEFLDRLTINVSEFFRNANRWDVVMNRIVPELLQSKRKLKIWSAACSTGEEPYTLALILAKYLPLPEIEVLATDIDQNAIAKAKQGIYQARSLEAVPEELLQKYFAVRGGGMYEISPDIKRCVKFQQQNLLEDPFGQEFDLIVCRNVIIYFTEQAKDQLYRKFAAALRPGGILFVGSTEQIFHPQTYGFRPYDTFFYQKAT, translated from the coding sequence ATGCAGGATTTTGATTGGTTTATGGAACAAGTGTATCGGAAAACGGGAATCGATCTGCGCAAATACAAGCGCCCGCAAATGGAACGGCGGTTGACCGCGCTCAGGGACAGGCACGGCTTTCGCGACTTTGCCGGCTATTTTCAGGCGCTCACGGAAAATCGGGAGATGTATGATGAATTTTTGGACCGGCTGACGATCAACGTGTCCGAATTTTTCCGAAACGCCAATCGCTGGGACGTGGTGATGAACCGGATCGTGCCGGAATTGCTCCAATCGAAACGCAAGCTGAAAATCTGGTCGGCCGCCTGCTCGACCGGTGAAGAACCGTATACGCTGGCGCTGATCCTGGCGAAATACCTCCCCTTGCCGGAGATTGAAGTGCTCGCAACCGACATTGACCAAAACGCGATTGCAAAAGCGAAACAAGGCATCTACCAGGCCCGTTCCCTGGAAGCGGTGCCTGAGGAGCTGCTGCAGAAATACTTTGCCGTAAGGGGCGGGGGAATGTACGAGATTTCACCGGACATCAAGCGGTGCGTCAAGTTTCAGCAGCAAAATCTGCTGGAAGACCCGTTTGGCCAGGAGTTTGATCTGATCGTCTGCCGGAATGTGATCATCTACTTCACCGAACAGGCGAAGGACCAGCTGTACCGCAAATTTGCGGCCGCGTTGCGACCGGGCGGGATCTTGTTCGTCGGCTCGACGGAACAGATTTTTCACCCGCAAACATACGGTTTTCGACCGTATGACACTTTTTTTTATCAGAAGGCGACGTGA
- a CDS encoding UbiX family flavin prenyltransferase, with amino-acid sequence MAKEFVVGMTGASGAVYGVRLVQELIRGGHLVHLLLTNACWQVFQEELGWNIETGDRASIPGRFAVLPERLQVHDLHDYRAPVASGSHPIDGMIIIPCSMGTLAAIAHGASDNLLERAADTVLKEGRPLVIVPRETPLNVIHLRNMLALAEAGARILPAMPGFYHLPRTIDDLVDFVVGKALDALRVEHHLFRRWGE; translated from the coding sequence ATGGCGAAAGAATTTGTGGTGGGCATGACGGGTGCCAGTGGGGCCGTCTACGGCGTGCGGTTGGTGCAGGAATTGATCCGCGGCGGGCACTTGGTGCATCTGCTGTTGACCAACGCTTGCTGGCAGGTGTTTCAGGAAGAGCTGGGGTGGAACATCGAGACGGGGGATCGCGCCTCGATTCCTGGGCGATTCGCGGTGCTGCCGGAGCGCCTGCAAGTGCACGATCTGCACGATTATCGGGCACCGGTTGCCAGCGGGTCGCATCCGATCGACGGGATGATCATCATTCCCTGTTCAATGGGCACCTTAGCGGCGATTGCCCACGGCGCTTCCGACAATCTGCTGGAACGGGCGGCTGACACTGTGTTGAAGGAGGGTCGGCCATTGGTGATCGTACCACGGGAAACGCCGTTAAACGTGATCCACTTGCGAAATATGCTCGCTTTGGCGGAAGCGGGAGCCCGCATCCTGCCGGCCATGCCGGGATTTTACCACCTGCCGCGGACGATCGACGATCTGGTCGATTTTGTTGTGGGGAAAGCGCTGGACGCTCTACGGGTGGAACATCATCTGTTCCGGCGTTGGGGCGAATAA
- a CDS encoding polyprenyl synthetase family protein produces MKLMDMYLHLQSDLNYVESLLEQEVRSRQKDLENAASHLLKAGGKRIRPVFVLLSGKLGHYDVEKLARVAVALELIHMATLVHDDVIDDAATRRGIPTVRSEWGNRMAMYTGDFIFARALMLLSELPNVQIHQLLSKAIVRMCEGEIEQIRDFYRLNQTFRHYLRRIERKTAILIEVSCRLGGLVAQADPRYVRALGRYGHFLGMAFQIVDDILDFTSTREKLGKPVGADLLQGNITLPVLYALHCSPAGQALKQMIRPHMPPSEAEQAIQLVKESGGIEYAKKVAELYLSKCLRELSALPQGQTRDSLEAIAVFTTSRDY; encoded by the coding sequence ATGAAGTTGATGGATATGTATTTGCATCTGCAATCGGACCTGAACTACGTCGAATCGCTGCTTGAGCAGGAGGTCCGCTCCAGGCAAAAAGACCTGGAAAACGCTGCTTCACACCTGTTGAAAGCGGGCGGGAAACGGATCCGCCCCGTTTTCGTGTTGCTCAGCGGGAAGTTGGGCCATTATGACGTGGAAAAGCTGGCGCGGGTGGCAGTGGCGCTGGAACTGATCCATATGGCCACACTCGTGCACGATGACGTGATCGACGATGCGGCCACGCGCCGGGGAATTCCCACAGTCCGTTCGGAGTGGGGCAACCGGATGGCGATGTATACTGGCGATTTTATTTTTGCGCGGGCGCTGATGCTGTTGTCCGAACTGCCAAACGTGCAGATCCATCAACTTCTCTCGAAGGCCATCGTTCGCATGTGCGAAGGGGAAATTGAGCAGATTCGCGATTTTTACCGGCTCAACCAGACGTTTCGCCATTATCTGCGGCGGATCGAGCGAAAGACGGCGATTTTGATTGAAGTCTCCTGCAGGCTGGGGGGGCTCGTGGCGCAAGCGGACCCCCGGTATGTCAGAGCGCTCGGGCGGTACGGCCATTTTTTGGGGATGGCGTTTCAGATTGTCGATGATATTCTGGATTTTACGTCCACCAGGGAAAAATTGGGCAAGCCGGTCGGTGCCGATCTGCTACAGGGAAACATCACGCTGCCGGTGCTGTATGCATTGCACTGCTCTCCGGCGGGACAGGCCCTGAAACAGATGATCCGTCCGCATATGCCGCCCTCGGAAGCGGAACAGGCGATTCAGCTGGTCAAAGAGTCAGGCGGAATCGAATACGCGAAAAAAGTGGCGGAACTGTATCTGAGCAAGTGCTTGCGGGAACTGTCCGCGCTGCCACAGGGGCAAACGCGCGACTCGCTGGAAGCGATCGCTGTGTTCACGACGTCGCGGGACTATTAA
- the ndk gene encoding nucleoside-diphosphate kinase yields the protein MERTFLMVKPDGVQRGLIGEIVSRFEKKGFKLVNAKLMTVSRELAEKHYEELKDKPFFGELVDFITSGPVFAMIWEGPNVISVARAMMGKTNPAEAAPGTIRADYAVSVGMNVIHGSDSPENAEREINLWFNGELIEYDKTIAKWM from the coding sequence ATGGAACGTACATTCTTAATGGTCAAACCGGACGGAGTTCAGCGCGGGCTGATCGGTGAAATCGTGTCCCGCTTTGAGAAAAAGGGTTTCAAACTGGTGAATGCGAAGCTGATGACCGTCTCGCGAGAACTGGCGGAAAAGCATTATGAAGAGTTGAAGGACAAACCGTTTTTTGGCGAACTGGTTGATTTTATCACATCCGGACCGGTGTTTGCGATGATCTGGGAAGGCCCGAACGTGATCAGCGTCGCCCGCGCAATGATGGGCAAAACCAACCCGGCGGAAGCAGCCCCCGGAACGATCCGCGCCGATTATGCCGTATCGGTCGGCATGAACGTGATTCACGGGTCCGACTCGCCGGAAAACGCGGAGCGGGAAATCAACCTGTGGTTCAACGGCGAATTGATCGAATACGACAAAACGATTGCGAAGTGGATGTAA